In Aspergillus fumigatus Af293 chromosome 6, whole genome shotgun sequence, the genomic window TTTTCGCGGTCATCATCCTGCAGAGGAGCATAGTCCAACGGTCTCAGTATCCTCGAGATAGCAGAGTCAGGATCCTCAGCTTCTGATGCGGAATCATTCCAGAAACCGAGCAGTATCAACATGCGATAGATGCGCTCACTCgacaccgccgccgccagcgaGGGCGATGCACGGGGTAGATTGACATTCAACGAGTACAAGAagatcttctcgatcaactCCACCGGAAGAGTCTcaagcaaagacaatgtTTTGCGACGCTTCGATGGCCTTGCGGCCCACAGGCGGGCTCTCTTATTGTTCCTGGCCTGAGACGAGTCGAGTCTGGCCTCACGGGACATCAAGGGACGGCCGCCCTTGGGCCCGCTTGGTCTTGCCTTGCCGCCTTGGGCATGGTTAGAGTTCTGTGCAAGGGCTTTCTTTCTACGGCCGCGGACCCTAATGGGGGTCAGCATGCCTGGCTAAGGGAAGCGAGTGGAGATCGTCTGACGAGAGTTAAGGTTGTCTTTGCGCCATGACAAGCGAGCCTGTAGATTCTCGAGGAATGTACACGTCCCGGGTTGACCTCAGTTTAGCCCAGTTGGGCTGGGGCTGGCAGGGGTGCAATGACGATATCTTTTGACACCTGGGAATCTGACAGTTCATGGCATAACATCACCACAAAGACTCGCAGCCAATGAGGAAGAGGTCTGCGAAGAACCTTACCATAAAGAGGTGAGAAGGGTTTGTGAAGTCAGCTGACATAATTCACTCAAGCCCTAACACTAGGCCATTCAAGGAATAGTGATGGGCCTATTAATGATGTCATAACATACTGCACCTCTCACCATTTCAAGTATGTCAAGTATCTGAACGCCACTTGCGCATCCTGAATCCCTATCAAGAACGAGTATGGAAAAGTTCATGAATGGTCATAGCACGCTTAAGCTCTTTCTGGATCCAAACACGTTTAGTTCCAGGACCAACTGACAGGTAATCCATCCTTTGGCGCACGCAGACGAATCGCACTATGAAACCGGGATGGACAGTCGTCGATATGACGGCATTGAGCAGTGTTTGGGCCTGGCTCTGTGGTCACCATGCCATAGAATTCATAGAATTACGTCCTTCGTAGCACCTTTTTCTCTCCAGGTTTCTATTCCTACGCAGCCTGCCCCTTTCATGATATTCAGTTGTCGCATTCCTGGAATATCCCAACCTCATACATCATTCTCAGACCTTGGCGCTATTGTGACATCGTACCTGCCATATATAGCCTCACTATCCCTCTCGTTCAACCCTTCACGATGCGTCCATTTTCTGATACCTCTGTCCACACCACTGCATCTTCCAGTACTTTGTCAAACACAGACAACGCTTCCTCCTCTAAACCACAAACCGTGATCCACATCAAAACAAAGATCCTATAATAAGCAAGAACATCTGATCAATATGGGTGCGGTTGTGTCTTGCGTATGTCCTGCCCTCTCAGCAGTTCTTTTGCACACCTTTACTGACCACTCCATAGATCCAGGGCGTCTTCCGGTCCATCGGCGCCTGCCTCATGGGCATCGTCAATACCATCGGCGCGGTCCTTaaagccatcatcaacggtGTCGTCAGTCTCTGCAATATCGTCATTTCATGCCTCACTTGTGGCTACTGCGGAAACCGGGGAAGGATGAGGTCTTCGAGACATCGACGATCAAGGGTCTAATCGCTGCACCGGCCCGACTTGATGAGTTATGATGGATATGATACCTTGTGTTCATGGGCTTGTCTTTTCGATTCCGCCTCGTTATTTGTCCACGTTTCGCGCTTTTCTTACCTGCTTTCTTCATACCCCAGCAGTGTTGGTCATCCTTAGAATTTTCTGTATTTCTAAATGATATCGGCTAATCCATAACTTCGTCTGCCTGTTCACGCTCCCAAGAGTATCGTATGGTAAAGTTTATGCCTCATGCCGGAGAACATAGTCCTCCTTTCGCTAGCACCTCAACCTTGAGCTTTGTATCAGATGAAGGTAAATCGTCCCATCGTTCCCGAATCAGAAAGTTCAGAAACGGATCGTTTGGAGAGTCCGCGTACTTCAAAGCTGCCTTGAAATGAGACCGTTGTATAGGCCAGCGGCGGGGATACTTATATATCCGGATCCGAATGAAGAGTTCCACCAGGACCTTGAAAGTACCGTAATCGCGGCTCCGGATTACCTGGCGAAGCAGGCGCCCAGAACGCTCaaactcctcgtcgtcatcgaTGTATACCTCCGTACAAAGCAATTTAAGGAACTCTAACTTCGCCTCCGTCCATGGACTACAAAGCAATTTGCTTGGCATGCGTGCGGGAGTATCGCCCGCACAACAGGGCAGCCGAAAGAGATCGAGCTCTGTATGAAACGGATTCGGTCTGCGAATCTGAAAGGCGCCAAAATTGAACCACACTGCGATTCTGTACTCCGCATTGGTTTCTGGATCTTGCGCCCTGAAAACTAGGTCGCCTTTTCCTAGGCGACCTCGGTGGCCCTGATCGTAGCGGCTGAGGTCGTGGAAGTGCTCCCCGATCTTGGCGATGCTGTCGCGGTCTTCAGGGGCAAACACTAGGCCGTGACACTTGAGACGGACCGCGTGTTCGATATATTCTCTCTGGCATTTGCGCATAAGCTCTAGTGTGCACCAGCGACATGCGAGAATTGCGCTTTGAAGATCGCTTCGTTCTTCTGTGGATAGCGCGAAGAAGTCTAGTGGCGGAGGGAGGAACTCCGTTGTAAAAAAGCCATTCTTGGAGCTCTCATTGGAGCTACTGAAGGATAGGCGAATGAGCCAGGTATAGAGCGTCGGATTTGATAGAGCCCTAGCGAGGTAAATTGACGCTCTCGGAAGACTGAACTCAAGACTGTATAGGAAGATCTTCTGGAGGAGCTCCACGGGGAGGCATTCCAGTCTAGACTGAGCCTGCCCTGGAGACGAGACCTGATTCAACTGCTCAGAGTCGTGTCCTTGGCGAATCTCATGCGGCTGTATGATGCGTTCTGACATGGTTGGATGGTCGTAGTGAAATCAAACGGAAACAATATCCCCTTGATAGCTCATGCCATGACATGGGCGAATCCATATATATTGTCTCGAATCAGCTGGCTCTGCAATGAGAGTTCAGGTGAGACTGCAAAGTCGCAGGTGTAGCCGCCTCTGTCAAATCATCTTTGTTGGCAAGTATGTCTGAAGAACTATAACCGCAGGACAAAGAGTTGGGCACGCGGCCGCTGCTATTCTCAGGTATCGATCCAGAGATTTAAACAACAATACCAGTTAGACCAATACTATGTGTCTGGAATAAATGAATGACAGCAGCACTGCTACTGGCTATGGCTCTATGAAGCAAAGCCGCAATATTGAAAGAGACATCCAAAGTGAGTGGCTAAGGGCTTGGTAGTAGCACCAATCCAATTTACACGAACAGGGGCTGAAGGCGGAACAACACCAGTTCACTCAAAAGTCCAGCCGTTGACACACTCGATATATCCAAAACTCAGGCTAGTTGGCCAATCACCAGAACTGTCATATTTGACGGGCCTGCTTTTGTTGGTTTTTGTTCACCACTCTCAATGCTTGCAACCTTTGATCGTGTCAATCACTTTACGTGTTACATGTACAGAAGCAAGCGAGTTTCCAGTATTATGCTCCCTCGGGGCTTGGGAGGCAATGCGATCTACAGCAGTTGCACCTATATATGCGACGTGCGAAGAATCGTAAATCAACGAAGACGGGATCATCAAGCATCGAAAAAAACGAGTGCATGACTACGAACCAAAGGCGAAAATGGCTTGATGCATAAATGCAGGAAACCGTCTTCTAATTTCAACATTGATTCTATACAGATCCGTCGACCAAAAGAAATACACTGCCAGGTATCAGGAATGGTAGCCATTCGTTAACAGGCTTGACAAAAAGTTTCCGTCGTGTAATTCCAATGGCTGTAGGATAAAAGATGGGGAAATGAGATGCAAATGCTGACAATTTAAACAGCGGACAAGTCACCGAAGCGCTCCTATCCAAGAAATTATCGTCAGTAAGTCGCTTCGTACGAAAGCAAATGTCCAGGAGATTGTAACCCACCTTGTATCCGGCCGGCATCCATCTGCCCCTGGAGACGAGGGCAGCAGtcttctcatcaatctcaGGCTGAGCAGCAGCGACCTCATCCTATAAAAGAGTCAATTCATATACCATTCAAACCAATAATCTTCCATCCTGTATTCCGGAACATACCACAGTGAGCTCATCGAAGGGACGAGCGGTCTCAATGTTCTCCAGAGTCTTCTCCAGGTTGCGGAGCTCGGCCTCAACCTTGCCCTTGGTCTCCTCAGCGCTCTTGACGGCCTGAGCCTCGAAGGCATCGATAGCCTTCAACTGACGGTTGACATCGTAGGTAGCGGGCTTGAAGTTCTTGACATAACCCTCGATCTCGTCAACGATAGCCTGGTTCTTCAGGATGCTGCGGTAGTGGTCGAAGTTGACGGTCTGGGGCTGCTCGGACAGGAGCTGGACCTTGCGGCGCGCATCGTCATTACGCTTCTTGAAGGCCTGGAGAGAGGCAGCGGTCTGGCCGCGGAGGCCGAGAGAGCTGGTCACCTTGACCCAGTCGATCTTGAGAGCGGCGCTACGCTGTAAGAATAAGGGGTTAGCGATCCGAATCTGGACAATTCAACATATATTCGTGTTGAAAAATCACGAGTAACGTACAGCAGCCATTTTTATATGTGGAATGGTGGAGGATTAGGAGAAGAGGGGAACTTCAACGTGCAAACCTGGACATTCCGAGATGAGGGTTGTTTCGGCAAGGTTTGGATGGGGATATAGTCACGTGAGTCTTTCGTTCCCGTGTTCCGAACACCCATCCACCAACAGCCGCAAACCATCAAGCAGACTGAGCGGTTAGATTGATACGAATCAGTATTTATTGGGACTTTAGAAGTGATATCTACCAGATTGTAAATCTAAGATACAACACTCCAGGGAAAGAATGGCCGTAGAAAAAGTGATTAAATCCGGTCAATTCTGCTTTTTTGAACTAACTGATTTACACTAAGGGCGAGACAGAACATGCGTCAAAGGGATATCAACCTGACGTCGCACCCAGAGTTCATCCTGCCAGCAGGGCTAAGACGTCAGCCACTGACGGCGTGGATTCAACTTGGCGGGGTTTATATGCTGAGCGCCATGATGGAGTTGACGATATCGTTGTCGTTCTCGCGCAGGGCCTtgacggccttcttgcgcGACACATTAGCCTGAGCCATGACGAGCTCAATGTCCTTGGCCTCGAGGCCAGTCTCatcgacctcctcgccatcatcctcttcctcctccttcttggcctcggTCTCGGgggccttgcccttgccgtggtcgtggtcgtggtcgtgACCGGCGTGCTCGCCAGCGGcggcctcagcagcagccagCTGCTGAGCAGCGGAGGCCTGAGCCTGGGAGTTCAGgtcctcgatcttggcctCACCGAAGATGCTGTTGACATGTGTAAGCTAAATGATAGACCCTCATCGAAAGAAACCGTAAGGCACATACATCCAGGTGTTGCTGGAGGGAGAGCGGTAGACATCGGGCTGGttgatgacgaagaggatcTGCAGACGACGTATTAGCTCCTGCTCTTTCAGATTTGGGCTCTGCCTTGCAGAAACCCGATATATGGACTGTTTTTGTCGCGCAAATGGGCCGTGTTCTTACGTTCTTGGGTCTGCGGAGGGTGACACGAGTGATGCCGGGAACGTGCTTCAGGCCAAG contains:
- a CDS encoding F1F0 ATP synthase subunit d codes for the protein MAAIRIANPLFLQRSAALKIDWVKVTSSLGLRGQTAASLQAFKKRNDDARRKVQLLSEQPQTVNFDHYRSILKNQAIVDEIEGYVKNFKPATYDVNRQLKAIDAFEAQAVKSAEETKGKVEAELRNLEKTLENIETARPFDELTVDEVAAAQPEIDEKTAALVSRGRWMPAGYKVGYNLLDICFRTKRLTDDNFLDRSASVTCPLFKLSAFASHFPIFYPTAIGITRRKLFVKPVNEWLPFLIPGSVFLLVDGSV
- the egd2 gene encoding nascent polypeptide-associated complex subunit alpha; the encoded protein is MADPRVEELPDEEVPKANVEDAGSDSESEAGEESSIPAGAAVTIHSRNEKKARKAIGKLGLKHVPGITRVTLRRPKNILFVINQPDVYRSPSSNTWIIFGEAKIEDLNSQAQASAAQQLAAAEAAAGEHAGHDHDHDHGKGKAPETEAKKEEEEDDGEEVDETGLEAKDIELVMAQANVSRKKAVKALRENDNDIVNSIMALSI